In the genome of Streptomyces sp. V2I9, one region contains:
- a CDS encoding SGNH/GDSL hydrolase family protein — MARRIAAGAAYGGGSIGLIGAAAVGVFLAEVQLAKRQVGGGTAPVPPSADGRYGVAFAGPSDAMRLGMLGDSTAAGQGVRRAGQTPGALLASGLAAVAERPVDLRNVALPGARSDDLDRQVSLLLADPARTPDVCVIMIGANDVTHRMPATQSVRCLTTAVRRLRTAGAEVVVGTCPDLGTIEPVYQPLRWLARRVSRQLAAAQTIGVVEQGGRTVSLGDLLGPEFAANPRELFGPDNYHPSAEGYATAAMAVLPTLCAVLGLWPESDRLDGTRSENILPVAKAASRAAREAGTEVTGARAPWALLKHRRRRRLPATTEPTPHAHPDTAHGHA, encoded by the coding sequence GTGGCACGGCGGATCGCGGCGGGCGCGGCCTACGGCGGTGGCAGCATCGGGTTGATCGGTGCGGCCGCCGTGGGCGTGTTCCTGGCGGAGGTCCAGCTCGCGAAGAGGCAGGTCGGCGGGGGTACGGCTCCGGTTCCGCCGAGCGCGGACGGACGGTACGGAGTGGCGTTCGCCGGGCCGAGCGACGCGATGCGGCTCGGGATGCTCGGGGACTCGACGGCCGCCGGCCAGGGGGTGCGGCGGGCCGGTCAGACGCCCGGCGCCCTGCTGGCCTCAGGTCTGGCGGCCGTGGCCGAACGGCCGGTGGACCTGCGGAACGTGGCCCTGCCGGGGGCCCGGTCGGACGATCTGGACCGGCAGGTGTCGCTGCTGCTCGCGGACCCGGCCCGCACCCCGGACGTCTGCGTGATCATGATCGGGGCGAACGACGTCACCCACCGGATGCCCGCGACCCAGTCGGTGCGCTGTCTGACGACGGCGGTGCGCAGGCTGCGGACGGCGGGGGCGGAGGTGGTCGTCGGGACCTGCCCGGACCTGGGCACGATCGAGCCGGTCTACCAGCCGTTGCGCTGGCTGGCCCGGCGGGTGAGCCGTCAGCTGGCGGCGGCGCAGACGATCGGCGTGGTCGAGCAGGGCGGCCGTACGGTGTCGCTGGGCGATCTGCTGGGCCCTGAGTTCGCGGCGAACCCGCGCGAGCTGTTCGGACCGGACAACTACCACCCCTCCGCCGAGGGCTATGCCACGGCAGCCATGGCGGTGCTGCCGACGCTGTGCGCGGTGCTGGGCCTGTGGCCGGAGAGCGACCGGCTGGACGGTACCCGGAGCGAGAACATCCTGCCGGTGGCGAAGGCCGCGTCCCGCGCCGCCCGCGAGGCCGGTACGGAGGTCACGGGGGCCCGCGCACCGTGGGCCCTCCTCAAGCACCGCCGGCGGCGGCGTCTGCCCGCCACCACGGAGCCCACACCGCACGCCCACCCGGACACCGCCCACGGGCACGCGTAG
- the hutU gene encoding urocanate hydratase has translation MSGPRPVRAPRGSALTALGWQQEAALRMLQNNLDPEVAEHPDKLVVYGGTGKAARDWRSFDAMVRTLETLKQDETMLVQSGRPVGVMQTHEWAPRVLIANSNLVGDWANWEEFRRLEALGLTMYGQMTAGSWIYIGTQGILQGTYETFAAVAAKKFGGTLAGTITLTAGLGGMGGAQPLAVTMNDGVALVIDCDPRAIDRRIEHRYLDVKADSLEHALQLAVEARDARRPLSIGLLGNAAELLPRMLAEGAPIDIVTDQTSAHDPLAYLPLGVDFDDMATLAAEKPADFTRRARESMARHVEAMVGFMDAGAEVFDYGNSIRGEAQLAGYDRAFDFPGFVPAYIRPLFCEGKGPFRWAALSGEASDIHKTDKAMLELFPENESLHRWITMAGERVHFQGLPARICWLGYGERDKAGERFNDMVASGELAAPLAIGRDHLDCGSVASPYRETEAMLDGSDAIADWPLLNAMVNVASGASWVSLHHGGGVGMGRSIHAGQVTVADGTKLAGEKIRRVLTNDPGMGVIRHVDAGYDIAESVAADQGVRVPMTEDH, from the coding sequence ATGTCAGGACCCCGCCCCGTACGGGCACCGCGCGGCAGCGCACTGACCGCCCTGGGATGGCAGCAGGAAGCCGCCCTGCGGATGCTGCAGAACAACCTCGACCCCGAGGTCGCGGAACACCCCGACAAGCTCGTCGTCTACGGCGGCACCGGTAAGGCGGCCCGCGACTGGCGCTCCTTCGACGCGATGGTCCGCACCCTGGAGACGCTCAAGCAGGACGAGACCATGCTCGTCCAGTCCGGCCGCCCGGTCGGCGTCATGCAGACCCACGAGTGGGCGCCGCGTGTGCTCATCGCCAACTCCAACCTGGTCGGCGACTGGGCCAACTGGGAGGAGTTCCGCCGCCTGGAGGCGCTCGGGCTCACCATGTACGGCCAGATGACCGCCGGGTCCTGGATCTACATCGGCACCCAGGGCATCCTCCAGGGCACCTACGAGACCTTCGCCGCCGTCGCCGCGAAGAAGTTCGGCGGCACTCTGGCCGGGACGATCACACTGACCGCCGGTCTCGGCGGCATGGGCGGCGCCCAGCCGCTCGCCGTCACCATGAACGACGGCGTCGCCCTCGTCATCGACTGCGACCCGCGCGCCATCGACCGCCGCATCGAGCACCGCTACCTCGACGTGAAGGCCGACAGCCTGGAGCACGCCCTCCAGCTCGCCGTCGAGGCCCGCGACGCCCGCCGCCCGCTCTCCATCGGCCTCCTCGGCAACGCGGCCGAGCTGCTGCCCCGGATGCTCGCCGAAGGCGCGCCGATCGACATCGTCACCGACCAGACCAGCGCCCACGACCCGCTGGCCTACCTGCCGCTCGGCGTCGACTTCGACGACATGGCGACGCTCGCCGCCGAGAAGCCCGCCGACTTCACCCGGCGCGCCCGCGAGTCCATGGCCCGTCACGTCGAGGCCATGGTCGGCTTCATGGACGCCGGCGCCGAGGTCTTCGACTACGGCAACTCCATCCGCGGCGAGGCCCAGCTCGCCGGGTACGACCGGGCCTTCGACTTCCCCGGTTTCGTCCCCGCCTACATCCGCCCCCTCTTCTGCGAGGGCAAGGGCCCCTTCCGCTGGGCCGCGCTCTCCGGCGAGGCGTCCGACATCCACAAGACCGACAAGGCGATGCTGGAGCTCTTCCCGGAGAACGAGTCGCTGCACCGCTGGATCACGATGGCCGGCGAACGCGTCCACTTCCAGGGCCTGCCCGCCCGCATCTGCTGGCTCGGCTACGGCGAGCGCGACAAGGCCGGCGAGCGCTTCAACGACATGGTCGCCAGCGGCGAACTGGCCGCTCCGCTGGCCATCGGCCGCGACCACCTGGACTGCGGTTCGGTCGCCTCCCCGTACCGCGAGACCGAGGCCATGCTCGACGGCTCCGACGCCATCGCCGACTGGCCGCTGCTCAACGCCATGGTCAACGTCGCCTCCGGCGCCTCCTGGGTCTCCCTCCACCACGGCGGCGGCGTCGGCATGGGCCGCTCCATCCACGCGGGCCAGGTGACCGTCGCGGACGGCACGAAGCTCGCGGGCGAGAAGATCCGCCGCGTCCTGACCAACGACCCCGGCATGGGCGTCATCCGCCACGTCGACGCGGGGTACGACATCGCGGAGTCCGTCGCCGCCGACCAGGGCGTACGGGTGCCCATGACGGAGGACCACTGA
- a CDS encoding APC family permease gives MSTPDRPAPTGPEGRGGQEGPGGAPPLKRALGPKLLILFVIGDILGTGIYATTGNVAGKVGGALWLPFVIGFAVALLTAASYVELVGKYPKAAGAALYTQKAFKVPFLTFVVAFMVMCSGLSSASAAARAFSGDYLGEFTDAVPPTLIAVLFVLALAAINLRGVAESVKANVVLTLVEVGGLAVILAIGAYAVFSGEGDPARLTRIETGGTGYALLTGVLGATALGFFAFVGFEDSVNMAEETKNPARDFPRAIFVGVGVTGTVYVLVALASSLLVDSRTLAGSSGPLLEVVKAGGVDFPPKLFALIALFAVTNSALINIMMASRLCYGMANERILPPAMGKVLSGRRTPWVGIVFVSALAIGLVSTGEIEGLGDTTSFLLLCVFAVVNVAVLVLRRDRVEHRHFRTPTALPVLGALTSLVLASPLADRGGDVYVRAGILLLIGIGLWAVNKAVMTARERSGVPGA, from the coding sequence ATGAGCACTCCCGACAGACCCGCACCGACGGGGCCCGAGGGCCGGGGAGGCCAGGAGGGCCCCGGCGGGGCGCCGCCGCTCAAGCGCGCGCTGGGCCCCAAGCTGCTGATCCTCTTCGTCATCGGCGACATCCTGGGCACCGGCATCTACGCCACCACCGGGAACGTGGCCGGAAAGGTCGGCGGAGCGCTCTGGCTGCCGTTCGTGATCGGTTTCGCCGTCGCCCTGCTGACGGCGGCCTCGTACGTCGAACTCGTCGGCAAGTACCCGAAGGCGGCCGGGGCCGCGCTCTACACCCAGAAGGCGTTCAAGGTCCCCTTTCTCACCTTCGTCGTCGCCTTCATGGTGATGTGCTCGGGCCTCTCCTCCGCGAGCGCGGCGGCGCGCGCGTTCAGCGGCGACTACCTGGGCGAGTTCACGGACGCGGTGCCGCCGACCCTGATCGCGGTCCTGTTCGTGCTCGCCCTCGCCGCGATCAACCTGCGCGGGGTCGCGGAGTCGGTGAAGGCGAACGTCGTGCTGACGCTGGTCGAGGTCGGCGGGCTCGCGGTGATCCTGGCGATCGGCGCGTACGCCGTGTTCAGCGGCGAGGGCGACCCGGCCCGGCTGACCCGGATCGAGACCGGCGGCACCGGGTACGCGCTGCTCACCGGCGTCCTCGGCGCCACCGCGCTCGGCTTCTTCGCTTTCGTGGGCTTCGAGGACTCGGTCAACATGGCGGAGGAGACCAAGAACCCGGCGCGCGACTTCCCCCGCGCGATCTTCGTCGGGGTGGGCGTCACCGGCACCGTCTACGTCCTGGTCGCCCTGGCCTCCTCGCTCCTGGTCGACTCCCGCACCCTGGCGGGCTCCAGCGGGCCGCTGCTGGAGGTGGTGAAGGCCGGGGGCGTCGATTTCCCGCCGAAACTCTTCGCGCTGATCGCCCTGTTCGCCGTCACCAACTCGGCGCTGATCAACATCATGATGGCCTCGCGGCTCTGCTACGGCATGGCCAACGAGCGCATCCTGCCGCCCGCGATGGGGAAGGTGCTGTCCGGCCGCCGCACCCCGTGGGTCGGGATCGTCTTCGTCTCCGCCCTGGCGATCGGCCTGGTCTCCACCGGCGAGATCGAGGGGCTCGGCGACACCACGTCGTTCCTCCTCCTGTGCGTCTTCGCCGTGGTCAACGTCGCCGTACTGGTGCTGCGCCGGGACCGGGTGGAGCACCGCCACTTCCGTACACCCACGGCTCTTCCCGTCCTCGGCGCGCTCACCTCGCTGGTCCTCGCGAGCCCGCTGGCCGACCGGGGCGGCGACGTGTACGTACGGGCCGGAATCCTGCTGCTCATCGGCATCGGGCTGTGGGCCGTCAACAAGGCCGTGATGACGGCCCGCGAGAGGTCCGGAGTCCCGGGCGCCTGA
- a CDS encoding Bax inhibitor-1/YccA family protein — protein sequence MRSSNPVFSRRGFSRDNGHAGFNAAPQAGAPATGNPYAQGTAANPYATNPYAQTDPHGAPQAPARPDAMTIDDVVTRTAMTLGTVIVAAAIAWWVMPVDQANLSSAYGVAIGAALIGFVLSLVNSFKRRPSPALILTYAAFEGVFLGIVSNIVSMYVAPGAAMQAVLGTMAVFAGVLIAYRTRLIRVTRRFYGFVMAAAIGFMLLMMVNLLFAVFGGGDGLGFRSGALGVVFGIVAIVIGAAILALNFKQVEDGIAYGAPREEAWLAAFGLTVTLVWIYVEMLRLVAILSGDD from the coding sequence ATGAGGAGCAGCAACCCGGTCTTCTCGCGACGGGGCTTCAGCCGCGACAACGGCCACGCGGGCTTCAACGCGGCGCCGCAGGCCGGGGCCCCCGCGACGGGCAACCCGTACGCACAGGGCACCGCCGCCAACCCGTACGCCACCAACCCCTACGCGCAGACGGACCCGCACGGCGCCCCGCAGGCGCCCGCCCGCCCGGACGCGATGACCATCGACGACGTGGTGACGCGTACGGCGATGACGCTCGGCACGGTGATCGTGGCCGCCGCCATCGCGTGGTGGGTCATGCCGGTCGACCAGGCGAACCTGAGCAGCGCCTACGGCGTGGCCATCGGCGCCGCGCTCATCGGCTTCGTGCTGTCGCTGGTCAACTCGTTCAAGCGTCGGCCCTCGCCGGCGCTGATCCTGACGTACGCCGCGTTCGAGGGTGTCTTCCTCGGCATCGTCAGCAACATCGTCAGCATGTACGTCGCCCCCGGTGCGGCGATGCAGGCGGTGCTCGGCACCATGGCGGTCTTCGCCGGTGTGCTGATCGCCTACCGCACCCGGCTGATCCGCGTCACGCGCCGTTTCTACGGCTTCGTGATGGCGGCCGCCATCGGCTTCATGCTGCTGATGATGGTGAACCTCCTGTTCGCCGTCTTCGGCGGCGGTGACGGCCTCGGCTTCCGCAGCGGCGCGCTCGGCGTCGTCTTCGGCATCGTGGCCATCGTCATCGGCGCGGCCATCCTCGCCCTGAACTTCAAGCAGGTCGAGGACGGCATCGCGTACGGCGCTCCGCGCGAGGAGGCGTGGCTGGCCGCCTTCGGCCTCACCGTGACCCTGGTGTGGATCTACGTCGAGATGCTGCGCCTGGTCGCGATCCTCAGCGGCGACGACTGA
- a CDS encoding allantoate amidohydrolase translates to MPAGPSGRGPAGAAGPTPPDPVRQQWRAGDSFLSMWRELAPIGRHPGSGGYRRYAWTAADLECRAWFRAQAEARGLAHETDRNGNQWAWLGDPLAGDAVVTGSHLDSVPDGGAFDGPLGVVSSFAALDELRRRGVEFTRPLAITNFGDEEGARFGLACVGSRLAAGQLTVADAHRLRDGDGTTLPAAMEAAGYDPATLGPDPERLARIGAFVELHVEQGRALDLTGDPVGIASAIWPHGRWRFDFRGEANHAGTTRLVDRRDPMLTYAETVLAARREAELTGALATFGKIAVEPNGVNAIPSLVRGWLDSRAADQATLDALVTGVERAAREYAERAGIDLDVVRESFTPVVEFEHALRDELAKILEATGDTGRPVPVLGTGAGHDAGILSASVPTAMLFVRNPTGISHSPAEHAAEDDCTAGVEALADVLEGLACS, encoded by the coding sequence ATGCCCGCCGGCCCCTCGGGGCGGGGCCCGGCCGGTGCGGCCGGGCCCACCCCTCCCGATCCGGTGCGGCAGCAGTGGCGTGCCGGTGACTCCTTCCTCTCGATGTGGCGGGAGCTGGCCCCCATCGGGCGCCACCCCGGCAGCGGCGGCTACCGGCGCTACGCCTGGACGGCCGCCGACCTCGAGTGCCGGGCCTGGTTCCGCGCCCAGGCCGAGGCGCGCGGGCTCGCCCACGAGACCGACCGCAACGGCAACCAGTGGGCCTGGCTCGGCGACCCGCTGGCCGGGGACGCCGTCGTCACCGGCTCGCACCTGGACTCCGTGCCGGACGGCGGCGCGTTCGACGGCCCGCTCGGCGTGGTGTCCTCCTTCGCCGCGCTCGACGAACTCCGCCGCAGGGGAGTGGAGTTCACCCGGCCGCTGGCGATCACCAACTTCGGTGACGAGGAGGGCGCCCGCTTCGGACTGGCCTGCGTCGGGTCCCGGCTCGCCGCCGGGCAGCTCACCGTCGCCGACGCCCACCGGCTGCGCGACGGGGACGGGACCACCCTGCCCGCCGCCATGGAGGCCGCCGGATACGACCCCGCCACCCTCGGCCCCGACCCGGAACGGCTCGCCCGGATCGGCGCGTTCGTCGAACTCCACGTGGAGCAGGGGCGCGCCCTCGACCTGACCGGCGACCCCGTCGGCATCGCCTCCGCCATCTGGCCGCACGGCCGCTGGCGGTTCGACTTCCGGGGCGAGGCCAACCACGCGGGCACCACCCGCCTCGTGGACCGCCGCGACCCGATGCTCACGTACGCCGAGACCGTGCTCGCCGCCCGCCGCGAGGCCGAACTGACCGGCGCCCTCGCCACCTTCGGCAAGATCGCGGTCGAGCCCAACGGGGTCAACGCCATCCCCTCCCTCGTACGCGGCTGGCTCGACTCCCGCGCCGCCGACCAGGCCACCCTGGACGCCCTCGTCACCGGCGTCGAGCGCGCCGCCCGCGAGTACGCCGAGCGGGCCGGCATCGACCTCGACGTCGTCCGCGAGTCGTTCACGCCCGTCGTCGAGTTCGAGCACGCCCTGCGCGACGAACTGGCGAAGATCCTCGAAGCCACCGGCGACACCGGACGGCCCGTGCCCGTCCTCGGCACCGGCGCGGGCCACGACGCGGGTATTTTGTCCGCCTCGGTCCCCACCGCCATGCTGTTCGTACGGAACCCCACCGGCATCTCGCACTCACCCGCCGAGCACGCCGCCGAGGACGACTGCACGGCCGGGGTGGAGGCACTCGCCGACGTACTGGAAGGTCTCGCGTGCAGCTGA
- a CDS encoding MurR/RpiR family transcriptional regulator has protein sequence MSGSSPAARLQRLFEGHRLTPTQRRIAHCMVRRAADAAFLSSVEVAELAGVSQPSVTRFAVALGFDGYPALRRHLREVAPADAEQEDAGETYNEYQQAVRAEIENLQHLCDVLADPTPVERAGRLLAGSRPLPVLGLRAASSQARGFGYFAAKVHPDVRVLDEGGSMLADRIDSARRAGATALMCFALPRHPKETVDALAYARDQGLTVVTVADSAFAPVAQHSDLLLPAAIGAGLSFDTVCAPMLLGRVLLEAMCDGLPDAQARLEEFDVRAAARGLFVE, from the coding sequence ATGAGCGGGAGCAGCCCCGCCGCACGGTTGCAGCGGCTCTTCGAGGGCCACCGGCTCACGCCCACCCAGCGGCGCATCGCGCACTGCATGGTCCGCCGGGCCGCCGACGCCGCGTTCCTCTCCAGCGTCGAGGTGGCCGAACTGGCCGGGGTCAGCCAGCCCTCCGTCACCCGCTTCGCCGTCGCCCTCGGCTTCGACGGCTATCCGGCGCTGCGCAGACACCTGCGCGAGGTCGCGCCCGCCGACGCGGAGCAGGAGGACGCGGGGGAGACGTACAACGAGTACCAGCAGGCCGTCCGTGCCGAGATCGAGAACCTTCAGCACCTCTGTGACGTGCTCGCCGACCCCACGCCCGTCGAGCGGGCCGGGCGGCTCCTCGCCGGTTCCCGGCCGCTGCCCGTGCTGGGACTGCGCGCCGCCTCCTCGCAGGCGCGCGGCTTCGGCTACTTCGCCGCCAAGGTGCACCCCGACGTCCGGGTGCTCGACGAGGGCGGCAGCATGCTGGCCGACCGGATCGACTCCGCACGCCGCGCCGGGGCCACCGCCCTGATGTGCTTCGCGCTGCCGCGCCACCCCAAGGAGACCGTGGACGCGCTCGCGTACGCACGGGACCAGGGGCTGACCGTGGTGACCGTCGCGGACTCCGCCTTCGCGCCCGTCGCCCAGCACAGCGATCTCCTGCTCCCGGCGGCGATCGGCGCAGGGCTCTCCTTCGACACCGTCTGCGCGCCGATGCTGCTGGGCCGGGTGCTGCTGGAGGCGATGTGCGACGGACTGCCCGACGCCCAGGCGCGGTTGGAGGAGTTCGACGTACGGGCGGCGGCGCGCGGTCTCTTCGTGGAGTGA
- a CDS encoding cystathionine beta-synthase, translated as MQFHDSMISLVGNTPLVRLRNVTAGIQATVLAKVEYFNPGGSVKDRIALRMIEAAEQSGELKPGGTIVEPTSGNTGVGLAIVAQQKGYKCIFVCPDKVSTDKINVLRAYGAEVVVCPTAVDPEHPDSYYNVSDRLVTETPGAWKPDQYSNPNNPRSHYETTGPELWEQTEGKITHFVAGVGTGGTISGTGRYLKEVSGGAVTVVGADPEGSVYSGGSGRPYLVEGVGEDFWPSAYDRNVTDEIVAVSDKDSFQMTRRLAKEEGLLVGGSCGMAVVGALEVAKRLGPDDVVVVLLPDSGRGYLSKIFNDEWMADYGFLENTGTSANVGAVLDFKEGPMPSLVHMHPEETVGEAIEVLREYGVSQMPIVKPGAGHPDVMAAEVIGSVVERQLLDALFTQRASLGDALEKHMSAPLPQVGSGEPVEDLMAVLSGAEGADAAIVLVEGKPKGVVSRQDLLAFLAKDAGAAKA; from the coding sequence GTGCAATTCCACGATTCGATGATCAGTCTTGTCGGCAACACCCCGCTGGTGAGGCTGCGCAACGTCACGGCAGGTATCCAGGCGACCGTCCTGGCCAAGGTCGAGTACTTCAACCCCGGCGGGTCGGTGAAGGACCGCATCGCGCTGCGCATGATCGAGGCGGCCGAGCAGAGCGGGGAGCTGAAGCCCGGCGGCACGATCGTCGAGCCGACCAGTGGCAACACGGGCGTCGGGCTCGCCATCGTCGCCCAGCAGAAGGGCTACAAGTGCATCTTCGTCTGCCCTGACAAGGTGTCCACGGACAAGATCAACGTGCTGCGCGCGTACGGCGCCGAGGTGGTCGTCTGCCCCACCGCCGTCGACCCCGAGCACCCCGACTCGTACTACAACGTCTCCGACCGGCTGGTCACCGAGACACCGGGGGCCTGGAAGCCGGACCAGTACTCCAACCCGAACAACCCGCGCTCGCACTACGAGACCACCGGTCCCGAGCTGTGGGAGCAGACGGAGGGGAAGATCACCCACTTTGTCGCGGGCGTCGGCACCGGCGGCACGATCAGCGGCACCGGGCGCTACCTCAAGGAGGTCAGCGGCGGTGCGGTCACGGTCGTCGGCGCGGACCCGGAGGGCTCGGTCTACTCCGGCGGCTCCGGCCGTCCGTACCTGGTCGAGGGCGTCGGCGAGGACTTCTGGCCGAGCGCCTACGACCGGAACGTGACCGACGAGATCGTCGCGGTGTCCGACAAGGACTCCTTCCAGATGACCCGCCGTCTCGCCAAGGAGGAGGGCCTGCTCGTCGGCGGCTCCTGCGGCATGGCGGTCGTCGGGGCCCTGGAGGTCGCCAAGCGGCTCGGACCCGACGACGTCGTCGTGGTCCTGCTCCCCGACAGCGGGCGCGGCTACCTCAGCAAGATCTTCAACGACGAGTGGATGGCCGACTACGGCTTCCTGGAGAACACCGGCACCTCCGCCAACGTCGGTGCGGTCCTGGACTTCAAGGAGGGCCCGATGCCCTCCCTCGTCCACATGCACCCGGAGGAGACGGTCGGCGAGGCCATCGAGGTGCTCCGCGAGTACGGCGTCTCCCAGATGCCCATCGTGAAGCCCGGGGCCGGCCACCCGGACGTGATGGCCGCCGAGGTCATCGGCTCCGTCGTGGAGCGGCAGCTGCTGGACGCGCTGTTCACCCAGCGCGCCTCGCTGGGCGACGCGCTGGAGAAGCACATGTCGGCCCCGCTGCCGCAGGTCGGCTCGGGCGAACCGGTCGAGGACCTGATGGCCGTGCTCAGCGGCGCGGAAGGGGCCGACGCGGCGATCGTGCTCGTCGAGGGCAAACCCAAGGGCGTCGTGAGCAGGCAGGACCTCCTGGCGTTCCTGGCGAAGGACGCGGGCGCGGCGAAGGCCTGA
- a CDS encoding helix-turn-helix domain-containing protein, translated as MSAIAAGLDAPGTGRAPVLSPMLQRLAAERATGALMRDHGTLYLADGQVVHAESPATPGIDVLLTTGGTLRHEGWWDAVTQAGARRRVGRYLVDSGHVPGGALELCHLGALYDAAFFALAPTGTPARFRYGVAHWIGPVRPVPVAAVERETLRRREFLDRIWPDPACDGAPLRTTAYGSDAPAPARQRRVLELADGVRTASDIARELGRSAFHVLVDLRRLAAAGLVEAVRAQPLPAASAPGRITLPEVTADPDIALLRRLRDALEAL; from the coding sequence ATGAGCGCGATAGCCGCCGGCCTCGACGCCCCCGGCACCGGACGGGCCCCGGTGCTCTCCCCGATGCTCCAGCGGCTCGCCGCCGAGCGGGCCACCGGAGCCCTGATGCGCGACCACGGCACCCTCTACCTCGCCGACGGCCAGGTGGTGCACGCCGAGAGCCCCGCCACCCCCGGCATCGACGTCCTGCTCACCACCGGCGGGACCCTGCGGCACGAGGGCTGGTGGGACGCCGTGACGCAGGCCGGGGCCCGCCGCAGGGTCGGCCGCTACCTCGTGGACAGCGGCCATGTACCGGGCGGGGCACTGGAGTTGTGCCACCTGGGTGCGCTGTACGACGCCGCCTTCTTCGCGCTCGCGCCGACCGGGACGCCCGCCCGCTTCCGCTACGGGGTGGCGCACTGGATCGGCCCGGTACGGCCCGTCCCGGTCGCGGCCGTGGAGCGCGAGACGCTGCGCCGACGGGAGTTCCTCGACCGGATCTGGCCCGACCCCGCCTGCGACGGAGCACCGCTGCGGACGACTGCGTACGGCTCCGACGCCCCGGCTCCGGCCCGTCAGCGGCGGGTCCTGGAGCTGGCCGACGGCGTCCGTACGGCCTCCGACATCGCGCGGGAGCTGGGCCGTTCGGCCTTCCACGTCCTGGTGGACCTGCGTCGGCTGGCGGCGGCCGGCCTGGTGGAGGCGGTCCGCGCCCAACCGCTGCCCGCCGCTTCCGCGCCCGGCCGGATCACGCTCCCCGAGGTGACGGCCGACCCCGACATCGCCCTGCTGCGCCGGCTCCGAGACGCATTGGAGGCCCTGTGA
- a CDS encoding roadblock/LC7 domain-containing protein, with amino-acid sequence MVPEAEVRDVLDELQRLRARVPLLSGALAASTDGLVLAHDTPGVEAEGVAALTAAALGVSIRMTDATGRGGFRELLVRGGNGYIAAYAAGSSAVLTLLAEDRINVGRLHLEGRRSGTRIGELVDAALERVERPAPASRSLPPRPSGTPDRALPQRPT; translated from the coding sequence ATGGTGCCCGAGGCCGAAGTGCGCGATGTCCTCGACGAGCTCCAGCGGTTACGGGCCCGCGTCCCGCTGCTCTCCGGAGCGCTGGCCGCCTCCACCGACGGCCTGGTCCTGGCCCACGACACACCGGGCGTCGAGGCGGAGGGCGTCGCCGCCCTCACCGCCGCCGCCCTCGGCGTCTCCATCCGGATGACGGACGCCACCGGCCGCGGCGGCTTCCGCGAACTGCTCGTCCGCGGCGGCAACGGCTACATCGCCGCCTACGCCGCCGGCTCCTCCGCCGTCCTGACCCTGCTCGCCGAGGACCGCATCAACGTCGGCCGGCTGCATCTGGAGGGCCGCCGCTCCGGCACCCGGATCGGCGAACTCGTCGACGCCGCGCTGGAACGCGTGGAGCGACCCGCCCCCGCCTCCCGCTCCCTTCCCCCACGCCCCTCCGGCACGCCGGATCGCGCCCTGCCGCAGCGCCCGACGTAG